In Sulfurimonas hongkongensis, a single genomic region encodes these proteins:
- the nadA gene encoding quinolinate synthase NadA: MKFTNEELKQKIIELKKKLSVTLVAHFYQRDEVFEMADITGDSLELAIKTRDDDAEFVVFSGVGFMGQSVKILSPHKRVVMPKAACCAMARMIDSMYYDDSVKFLEDHGIKKENIMPITYINSNADVKAKVGEMGGMVCTSSNAKTIITTAMGEGKKILFVPDRCLGQNIANQMGLKSCVIGDGKDPNDVDIICYNGFCSVHQLFSVEDIEFYRKKYPGILIAVHPECDPAICNAADFVGSTSQLIKYIKELPLEQKVAVGTEFNLVNRLRKKNTYVLSSTKPECPTMNETTLEDVYLTLKSIDDGEPLNEIEIDPKVQKWAKVALERMLAL, encoded by the coding sequence TTGAAGTTTACAAATGAAGAATTAAAGCAAAAAATTATTGAGTTAAAAAAGAAATTAAGTGTAACTCTTGTTGCACATTTTTACCAAAGAGATGAAGTTTTTGAGATGGCAGATATCACAGGGGATTCATTAGAGCTTGCTATAAAAACAAGAGATGATGATGCTGAGTTTGTTGTCTTTAGTGGTGTTGGCTTTATGGGACAAAGTGTAAAAATTCTCTCTCCACATAAAAGGGTTGTGATGCCAAAGGCAGCTTGCTGTGCTATGGCTAGAATGATTGACTCCATGTACTATGATGATTCAGTTAAGTTTTTAGAAGATCATGGGATAAAAAAAGAAAATATTATGCCTATTACTTATATAAATTCAAATGCTGATGTAAAAGCAAAAGTAGGCGAGATGGGTGGTATGGTTTGTACAAGCTCAAATGCTAAAACAATCATCACAACAGCGATGGGAGAGGGTAAAAAAATTCTTTTTGTTCCAGATAGATGTTTAGGCCAAAACATAGCAAATCAGATGGGGCTAAAATCATGCGTAATAGGGGATGGTAAAGACCCAAATGATGTAGATATTATCTGTTATAACGGTTTTTGCTCAGTCCATCAACTCTTTAGTGTAGAAGATATTGAATTTTACCGTAAGAAATATCCAGGTATTTTAATAGCTGTGCATCCTGAATGTGATCCAGCTATTTGTAATGCTGCAGATTTTGTAGGTTCAACTTCTCAACTAATAAAATATATAAAAGAGTTGCCACTAGAGCAAAAAGTTGCAGTTGGGACGGAGTTTAACCTTGTAAACCGTCTAAGGAAGAAAAACACATATGTTCTCTCATCTACAAAACCAGAGTGTCCAACTATGAATGAGACAACCTTAGAAGATGTTTATCTAACACTAAAGTCCATAGATGATGGCGAACCTTTAAATGAGATAGAGATAGATCCAAAAGTTCAAAAATGGGCAAAGGTAGCGCTAGAGAGAATGTTGGCACTATGA
- a CDS encoding DUF448 domain-containing protein, producing MAKKFHQPLRMCVSCRARDAQSKMLRLQCTDGSLERFKGYGRSFYLCNECILSEKKVTKALMRECKSPDRDRLINKLKEIITDDRKS from the coding sequence ATGGCGAAAAAATTTCATCAACCCCTTCGAATGTGTGTCTCTTGTAGAGCTAGAGATGCACAAAGTAAGATGCTGAGACTTCAATGCACTGATGGTTCATTAGAGAGATTTAAAGGTTATGGAAGAAGTTTTTATTTATGCAATGAATGTATCTTATCTGAAAAAAAAGTCACCAAAGCACTTATGCGCGAATGCAAAAGTCCAGATAGAGATAGATTGATAAACAAACTAAAGGAGATCATCACTGATGATAGAAAAAGTTAG
- the flhB gene encoding flagellar biosynthesis protein FlhB — MADDAEKTEEPTSKKIEDARKEGNVPKSQDASGVVTLFVAILAFLMLFPYMATHVLNLFKYYFSLVGTPLDKLFMLDIAIVTIKEFLLIIMPIALSVALAGVVAALSQFGFLFTLQAIEPKFSKLDPIKGMKNLISIKKFIEGIKVTFKSFTTLGIGFVFFFYFILELPTVALFGLGDQLSWLRDKAIILAFVMLFIVFVFAIIDIIIVRKQYFDGLKMSKQEVKDEMKNMDGDPMVKGKIRQIQMEASRKRMMAEVPNADVVITNPTHYAVALKYEESKRAPFVVAKGMDNIAQQIKKIARENGVHVYQNPPLARALYKDVEIDKQIPDELFAAVAEVLAFVYKMNKK; from the coding sequence ATGGCAGATGATGCAGAAAAAACCGAAGAACCCACCTCCAAAAAGATTGAGGATGCTAGGAAAGAGGGGAATGTTCCAAAGTCTCAGGATGCTTCTGGGGTTGTAACTCTTTTTGTAGCTATATTAGCTTTTTTGATGCTTTTTCCTTATATGGCTACTCATGTTTTAAACCTTTTTAAATACTACTTCTCACTTGTAGGAACTCCACTAGACAAGCTTTTTATGCTTGATATTGCCATAGTTACGATAAAAGAGTTTCTCTTAATTATTATGCCAATTGCCCTCTCAGTTGCTTTAGCTGGGGTTGTAGCTGCTTTGTCTCAGTTTGGTTTTTTGTTTACTCTCCAAGCTATCGAGCCAAAATTTAGTAAGCTAGATCCCATCAAGGGAATGAAAAATCTGATATCCATAAAAAAATTTATAGAGGGAATTAAGGTCACTTTTAAATCTTTTACCACTTTGGGAATCGGCTTTGTGTTTTTCTTTTACTTTATATTAGAGCTCCCAACCGTAGCACTTTTTGGTTTAGGCGACCAACTCTCATGGCTTAGAGATAAGGCGATAATTTTAGCTTTTGTTATGCTTTTTATTGTTTTTGTTTTCGCAATTATTGATATTATTATTGTAAGAAAACAGTACTTTGATGGACTAAAGATGAGTAAACAAGAGGTTAAAGATGAGATGAAAAACATGGATGGAGATCCAATGGTAAAGGGAAAAATTCGTCAAATCCAGATGGAAGCATCAAGAAAAAGAATGATGGCAGAAGTTCCAAACGCTGATGTGGTCATTACAAACCCAACTCACTATGCAGTGGCATTAAAATATGAAGAGTCAAAAAGAGCACCTTTTGTAGTAGCAAAAGGCATGGACAATATCGCCCAACAAATCAAAAAAATAGCGAGAGAAAATGGTGTGCATGTATATCAAAATCCTCCATTAGCTAGGGCTTTGTATAAAGATGTAGAGATAGACAAACAGATACCAGATGAACTTTTTGCAGCAGTAGCTGAAGTTTTAGCCTTTGTTTATAAAATGAATAAGAAATAG
- the lpxC gene encoding UDP-3-O-acyl-N-acetylglucosamine deacetylase has product MYQTTIKKPVELVGIGLHKGTPVRLRLEPLESNSGIIFYRSDVDVAIALIPENVVDTKMATVIGKDGVVISTIEHMLSAVYAYGLDNLKIIVDADEIPVMDGSSASFCMLLDEAGIQELDKPKKVMRIKKEVIVQEGEKYVKLSPSTDLKYDFTIKFPHPVINKQEYVLEFTKESYKKEIARARTFGFLQEVQYLRSKGLALGGTLENAIVLDDKKILNPEGLRFSDEFVRHKILDAIGDMSLIGMNFVGNYEAMAGSHDLNHKLTIELLSSPENYEVIELVGEKTAELEKAYA; this is encoded by the coding sequence ATGTACCAAACTACTATAAAAAAACCCGTTGAATTAGTTGGAATTGGTTTGCATAAAGGAACGCCTGTTCGCTTAAGACTAGAACCACTGGAATCAAACAGCGGAATCATATTTTATAGAAGTGATGTTGATGTAGCTATCGCGCTGATCCCAGAGAATGTAGTAGACACTAAAATGGCTACAGTTATTGGTAAAGATGGAGTTGTTATCTCCACCATAGAGCATATGCTCTCAGCAGTTTACGCTTATGGGCTTGATAACTTAAAAATCATAGTTGATGCAGATGAGATTCCAGTTATGGATGGAAGTAGCGCTAGTTTTTGTATGCTTTTAGATGAAGCGGGTATACAGGAGTTGGACAAGCCAAAAAAAGTGATGCGAATCAAAAAAGAAGTTATAGTTCAAGAGGGCGAAAAGTATGTAAAACTATCCCCCTCAACTGATCTTAAATATGATTTTACTATTAAGTTTCCTCATCCTGTTATCAACAAACAAGAGTATGTTTTAGAATTTACTAAAGAGAGTTATAAAAAAGAGATAGCACGAGCTAGAACTTTTGGTTTTTTGCAGGAAGTCCAATATTTGCGCTCAAAAGGTTTAGCTCTTGGTGGAACACTTGAAAATGCAATAGTTTTAGATGATAAAAAGATATTAAATCCTGAGGGTTTGAGGTTCTCTGATGAGTTTGTAAGACATAAGATTCTTGATGCTATTGGAGATATGTCTTTGATTGGGATGAATTTCGTAGGAAACTATGAAGCGATGGCTGGCAGTCATGACTTAAACCATAAGTTGACCATAGAGCTACTCAGCAGTCCTGAAAATTATGAAGTTATAGAGTTAGTTGGAGAAAAAACAGCTGAGCTTGAGAAGGCATACGCTTGA
- a CDS encoding DHH family phosphoesterase: MYNIVSILEKIEEAKSVMIVTDAKHLALSSALYTLVLIKHKKITLVCEDENLDQRFSFLPWFDKIKTKKILSADLVIEIDFSSLDFFTQLKKKSLKINKKMATALYGGLLQESDGFLNPDANGMIFAAAKELIDLKAEYELCTKGLLQTKSLALLRLKSLMFKSMILQNNAKEAIFRICEDDLKSSGASIRDCDEILKEALHLPYVEIVALKNSKDEIIKVKEK, translated from the coding sequence ATGTACAATATAGTAAGTATTTTAGAAAAAATTGAAGAAGCTAAAAGTGTTATGATAGTTACTGATGCTAAACACTTAGCATTATCGAGTGCTTTATACACACTTGTACTCATAAAGCACAAAAAAATCACTCTTGTTTGTGAAGATGAAAACTTAGATCAAAGGTTCTCATTTTTGCCGTGGTTTGATAAGATTAAAACAAAAAAAATCTTAAGTGCAGATTTAGTAATAGAGATAGACTTTAGCTCTTTGGATTTTTTTACACAGTTGAAAAAAAAGTCTCTTAAAATCAATAAAAAAATGGCTACAGCACTCTATGGAGGACTTCTTCAAGAGAGTGATGGCTTCTTAAATCCTGATGCAAATGGCATGATTTTTGCTGCGGCAAAGGAGCTAATAGATCTCAAAGCTGAGTATGAACTTTGCACTAAAGGCTTACTTCAAACTAAGAGTCTTGCACTTCTTAGACTAAAGTCTTTGATGTTTAAGTCTATGATATTGCAAAACAATGCAAAAGAGGCAATCTTTAGAATATGTGAAGATGATTTGAAATCAAGTGGTGCTAGTATTAGGGATTGTGATGAGATTTTAAAAGAAGCACTGCATCTGCCTTATGTAGAGATAGTAGCTCTAAAAAATAGTAAAGATGAAATTATAAAAGTTAAGGAAAAATAG
- the nadC gene encoding carboxylating nicotinate-nucleotide diphosphorylase: MIKEFVSATLREDIGRGDLYALVEPSVGAKAKIIAKSDGVVAGEIYLNALSEIKNFEIIWHKCDSQSFVSGDIIATLSGDSHTILSIERTLLNILLHASSIATLTRKYADIVKPYGVKLLDTRKTRPHLRVFEKYATRIGGAVNHRMGLDDSLMIKDTHLKTIKNLKDYINKARKKIPFTANIEVEAETYEMAKEAMESGADIVMCDNMSPDKIARVVAFRDENFSHILLEASGNISLETIESYAKSGVDAISSGALIHQANWIDLSMKID, translated from the coding sequence ATGATAAAAGAGTTTGTATCAGCCACGCTAAGAGAAGATATAGGTCGTGGAGATTTGTATGCATTAGTAGAGCCAAGCGTAGGTGCAAAGGCTAAAATAATAGCTAAGAGTGATGGAGTTGTAGCTGGAGAGATCTACCTAAACGCACTAAGCGAGATAAAGAACTTTGAGATTATCTGGCATAAGTGTGATTCGCAAAGTTTTGTAAGTGGTGATATTATAGCCACACTAAGTGGAGACTCGCACACAATTTTAAGTATAGAGAGAACACTTTTAAATATCTTATTACACGCAAGCTCCATAGCTACACTTACAAGAAAATACGCAGATATAGTAAAACCATATGGTGTAAAACTGCTTGATACTAGAAAGACTAGACCGCATCTAAGAGTTTTTGAAAAGTATGCTACAAGAATCGGCGGAGCGGTGAATCATCGTATGGGTTTAGATGACTCGCTCATGATAAAAGATACTCACCTAAAAACTATCAAAAACCTAAAAGACTACATTAACAAAGCAAGAAAAAAAATACCTTTTACTGCAAACATAGAAGTTGAAGCTGAGACTTATGAGATGGCAAAAGAGGCGATGGAGAGCGGTGCTGATATAGTTATGTGTGATAATATGTCACCTGATAAAATAGCTAGGGTAGTAGCTTTTAGAGATGAGAATTTTTCACATATTTTACTAGAAGCGAGTGGGAATATTTCACTTGAAACTATAGAATCTTATGCAAAAAGTGGAGTTGATGCCATAAGTAGCGGTGCGTTGATTCATCAAGCTAATTGGATAGACTTATCCATGAAGATTGATTAA
- the infB gene encoding translation initiation factor IF-2 → MIEKVRVHEIAKELGIASKDVLEKAKKMGLEVKSAQSVVTMEQAEGLANFIMNGEPIQEIQKEKESPKAKNDTPKKEEAPQVEKKLQETEPSTKETKEILKEEPSKSEVSQTDLKKDETTKEESVKDKAQIKSEKNTSSIKVVEPVAARQIKKTGLKIVKKKKPKQEEVYEAPKKQAPVSSYGKVSAEVLEELAQKKKSKQSSAPTRKKETGTKIDIFGGSMSEVSMDMDDQVTLLDLNSTERAPLPAEEPRKPRTPKPIGRNANKRQAPRGRRVSRDKRKKYIKPNQEEEIVTHVEIPEDIRVYEFAEAIKRPMSEVIKVLFDLGLMMTKNDFLGNDEIEILSEEFDVEVTIVDPKDAFNYEEDLAQDIEKDPDATKRPPVITIMGHVDHGKTSLLDAIRKAKVSEGEAGGITQHIGAYTVQQNGEAITFLDTPGHAAFSHMRQRGTDVTDIIVIVVAADDGVKPQTLEVIKIAKESGAPVIVALNKMDKETAQPDMVKGQMAEHGISPVDWGGDVEFIPVSAKSGMGIDDLLENILITAEVLELRANENAMAKATVVESSLEKGRGPVATVIVQNGTLKVGDYVVCGSSYGRIKALIDENNKQIKSLLPSYTAVVVGLNEVPASGEVMMAMESDKEAKEYAQKRHEYDRHIELSHSTKSTLEDMTSMIAEGKLKSLKVVLKTDVHGTLEALKESLSELRNDEVKINIISSGVGGITENDVELVSNSENCVLLGFNVRPTGSVKALAKQKNVDIRTYSIIYKLLDDITMMLTGMMAPKFTEENTGQAEVRDTFKIPKGMVAGCVVVDGKLVRGGMVRVIRDGVVIYEGELTSLKRFKDDVEEVGNGYECGVVISGYDDVIVGDTIETFKKIEQKISL, encoded by the coding sequence ATGATAGAAAAAGTTAGAGTACACGAAATTGCCAAAGAGCTTGGTATTGCTTCTAAAGATGTTTTAGAAAAAGCAAAAAAAATGGGTCTTGAAGTAAAATCGGCACAAAGCGTTGTTACTATGGAGCAAGCTGAGGGATTGGCAAATTTTATAATGAATGGCGAACCGATTCAAGAGATCCAAAAAGAAAAAGAATCTCCAAAAGCAAAAAATGATACTCCAAAAAAAGAAGAAGCTCCTCAGGTAGAAAAAAAACTACAGGAGACAGAACCTTCAACAAAAGAGACTAAAGAAATACTCAAAGAAGAACCCTCTAAAAGTGAGGTCTCTCAAACAGATTTGAAAAAAGATGAAACTACAAAAGAAGAGAGTGTAAAAGATAAGGCTCAAATCAAATCAGAGAAAAATACTAGCTCTATTAAGGTAGTTGAGCCAGTAGCTGCTCGTCAGATTAAAAAAACTGGGTTAAAGATCGTTAAAAAGAAAAAACCAAAGCAAGAAGAGGTCTATGAAGCTCCTAAGAAACAAGCACCTGTATCATCTTATGGTAAGGTCAGTGCTGAGGTTTTAGAAGAGTTAGCGCAAAAGAAAAAATCAAAACAAAGTAGTGCACCCACTAGAAAAAAAGAGACTGGAACTAAGATAGATATATTTGGTGGATCTATGAGCGAAGTATCTATGGATATGGATGATCAGGTAACTCTGCTTGATTTAAATTCAACAGAGAGAGCACCTCTTCCTGCAGAAGAACCTAGAAAACCACGTACTCCAAAACCAATAGGGCGAAATGCTAACAAAAGACAAGCACCTCGTGGCAGAAGAGTCTCTCGTGATAAGAGAAAAAAATATATAAAACCAAATCAAGAAGAAGAGATAGTAACTCATGTAGAGATTCCTGAGGATATTCGTGTTTATGAGTTTGCAGAGGCTATAAAGAGACCTATGTCAGAGGTTATAAAGGTTCTTTTTGATTTAGGTCTTATGATGACTAAAAATGACTTTTTAGGAAATGATGAGATTGAGATTTTAAGCGAAGAATTTGATGTTGAAGTCACGATAGTTGATCCAAAAGATGCATTTAACTATGAAGAAGATTTAGCACAAGATATAGAGAAAGATCCAGATGCTACTAAAAGACCTCCTGTTATTACTATTATGGGACATGTTGACCACGGTAAAACTTCACTTCTTGATGCTATTCGTAAAGCAAAAGTATCTGAGGGTGAAGCTGGTGGCATCACGCAGCACATTGGAGCTTATACAGTACAACAAAACGGCGAAGCTATAACATTTTTAGATACCCCAGGTCACGCTGCGTTTTCACATATGCGTCAACGCGGTACAGATGTAACTGATATTATTGTAATCGTTGTAGCTGCTGATGATGGTGTTAAGCCTCAAACTTTAGAAGTTATAAAGATAGCAAAAGAGTCGGGTGCGCCTGTTATCGTAGCACTAAACAAGATGGATAAAGAGACAGCTCAACCAGATATGGTTAAGGGTCAAATGGCAGAACATGGCATAAGCCCAGTTGATTGGGGCGGAGATGTAGAATTTATCCCAGTATCTGCAAAAAGTGGAATGGGAATAGATGACCTTCTTGAAAACATCCTTATAACTGCTGAAGTGCTAGAGCTTCGCGCAAATGAAAATGCTATGGCTAAGGCTACAGTTGTTGAGTCTTCACTAGAGAAAGGTCGTGGTCCAGTTGCTACTGTAATCGTTCAAAATGGTACTTTAAAGGTCGGAGACTATGTGGTTTGTGGAAGTTCTTATGGTCGCATTAAAGCTCTAATAGATGAGAATAATAAGCAGATAAAATCCCTACTTCCAAGTTATACTGCAGTTGTTGTAGGTCTTAATGAAGTCCCTGCATCAGGCGAAGTTATGATGGCAATGGAGAGTGATAAAGAAGCTAAAGAGTACGCTCAAAAGCGTCATGAGTATGATAGACATATAGAACTTTCACACTCTACAAAATCAACTCTTGAAGATATGACTTCTATGATAGCTGAGGGTAAATTAAAATCACTTAAAGTTGTTTTAAAGACTGATGTTCATGGAACTCTTGAAGCACTTAAAGAGTCACTAAGTGAGCTAAGAAATGATGAAGTAAAAATCAATATTATCTCAAGTGGTGTTGGTGGGATAACTGAAAATGATGTTGAACTCGTTTCAAATTCTGAAAATTGTGTACTTTTAGGTTTTAATGTTCGCCCAACTGGTAGTGTAAAAGCACTTGCTAAGCAGAAAAATGTAGATATTAGAACTTACTCTATTATCTATAAACTACTTGATGATATTACTATGATGTTAACAGGCATGATGGCTCCGAAATTCACTGAAGAAAACACAGGTCAAGCAGAAGTTAGAGATACATTTAAGATACCTAAGGGAATGGTTGCTGGATGTGTTGTCGTAGATGGCAAGCTTGTTCGTGGTGGAATGGTTCGTGTAATCCGTGATGGTGTGGTCATTTATGAAGGCGAGTTGACTTCACTAAAACGCTTTAAAGATGATGTTGAAGAAGTTGGTAATGGTTATGAGTGTGGTGTAGTTATTAGTGGATACGATGATGTAATTGTAGGTGATACGATAGAGACATTTAAAAAGATAGAACAAAAAATCTCACTATAG
- a CDS encoding M23 family metallopeptidase — MSKRNSSLGIKLILALMVVAGIYVYTSSMFERESPIITMQTNGYWNLKKPLSIEIDDTSGVKSYSVILKTKDEQNTLYHEKLIVPKKQVQLEVEPPRSAYGMKDRSIKVIVEANDASKWSFFKGNKAIKEFELKVDKKRPELSIISNSYKINKGGSALVIFKVNDENLKDFYIETSFNKKFIPQPFYKEGYYISLLAWPVTEQSFKATIVARDFASNESKSYIPLYIKDKKYRVSNINLSDNFLKGKIAELAEEYVETQGVSDPIAQFKLINEDVRFKNEKLIKEITSKVSKEMISDFKINEMYPLKNAQVVASFGDHRKYSYKNEYISESYHLGLDMASNAHAEIKPQNGGDVVFADYNGIYGHMPIISHGLGLYTLYGHCSSVKVGVGDITKVKQNIANTGKSGYAMGDHLHFGVLVQGIEVRPAEWMDKEWMKLNIQDVIKTAKSVIDRS; from the coding sequence TTGTCAAAAAGAAATTCTTCACTGGGTATTAAGCTGATATTGGCTTTGATGGTAGTAGCGGGCATTTATGTCTATACATCTTCTATGTTTGAGAGAGAGTCTCCAATCATAACAATGCAAACTAACGGTTACTGGAACTTAAAAAAACCACTGAGTATAGAGATAGATGATACTAGTGGTGTAAAGTCATACAGCGTGATTTTAAAAACAAAAGATGAACAAAACACTCTTTATCATGAAAAACTAATAGTTCCCAAAAAACAGGTTCAACTAGAGGTTGAACCCCCAAGAAGTGCTTATGGCATGAAAGACAGGAGTATCAAAGTAATAGTTGAAGCAAATGATGCTAGTAAGTGGAGTTTTTTTAAAGGAAATAAAGCTATAAAAGAGTTTGAGTTAAAAGTTGATAAAAAAAGACCAGAACTCTCCATAATAAGTAACTCATACAAGATAAATAAGGGAGGTTCTGCTCTTGTGATATTTAAAGTTAATGATGAGAACTTGAAAGATTTTTACATAGAGACAAGCTTTAACAAAAAGTTTATACCACAACCTTTTTATAAAGAGGGCTATTATATCTCACTACTTGCATGGCCTGTAACAGAACAAAGTTTTAAAGCAACTATAGTAGCACGAGATTTCGCTTCTAATGAGAGTAAATCTTACATACCACTATATATAAAAGACAAAAAATATAGAGTCTCAAATATAAATCTAAGTGATAATTTTTTAAAAGGAAAAATTGCAGAGCTAGCTGAGGAGTATGTAGAAACTCAGGGTGTTAGCGATCCAATAGCTCAGTTTAAACTTATCAATGAAGATGTAAGGTTCAAAAATGAGAAGTTAATAAAAGAGATAACTTCTAAAGTCTCAAAAGAGATGATAAGTGATTTTAAGATAAATGAGATGTATCCATTAAAAAATGCACAAGTTGTTGCTTCGTTTGGAGATCATAGAAAATACTCATATAAAAATGAATATATAAGTGAGTCATACCATCTAGGCTTAGACATGGCGAGTAACGCTCATGCAGAGATAAAACCGCAAAATGGTGGAGATGTGGTTTTTGCTGATTATAATGGCATCTATGGACATATGCCAATCATTTCTCATGGTTTAGGACTATACACACTTTATGGGCACTGTTCTAGTGTAAAAGTAGGTGTTGGAGATATAACTAAAGTAAAACAAAACATAGCAAATACAGGCAAAAGTGGTTACGCTATGGGAGATCACCTTCATTTTGGTGTTTTAGTTCAGGGCATAGAAGTTCGCCCCGCTGAGTGGATGGACAAAGAGTGGATGAAGTTAAATATACAAGATGTAATAAAGACAGCAAAAAGTGTTATAGATAGAAGTTAA
- the plsY gene encoding glycerol-3-phosphate 1-O-acyltransferase PlsY, whose amino-acid sequence MEFLLNTNVQFFIAAYLVGGIPFGLLLAKQFAGVDIKSSGSKSIGATNVLRVVKEKDPVLAKKLGIATLALDAIKGVVVLVTAYFVGLSEATLWAIAVLAVIGHCFSPYLGLEGGKGIATGFGVMMFMLPLETIIALIVWAIGAKTIRISSISSLTAVASLLVASFILHPEMAHAPVVFIVFILFYKHIPNIIRLIQGQEVRVV is encoded by the coding sequence ATGGAATTTTTATTAAATACAAATGTACAGTTTTTTATAGCTGCTTATCTAGTTGGCGGTATACCTTTTGGGCTTCTCTTGGCTAAGCAATTTGCTGGAGTTGATATAAAGAGTAGTGGTAGCAAAAGTATTGGTGCTACAAATGTTTTAAGAGTTGTAAAGGAAAAAGACCCAGTCCTAGCAAAAAAATTAGGCATTGCTACTTTAGCTTTAGATGCTATAAAGGGTGTAGTGGTATTGGTTACTGCTTACTTTGTAGGTCTTAGCGAAGCTACGCTTTGGGCTATTGCAGTTTTAGCTGTTATTGGACACTGTTTTAGTCCTTACCTAGGACTTGAAGGTGGAAAAGGTATAGCTACTGGTTTTGGTGTTATGATGTTTATGCTTCCACTAGAGACTATTATAGCTCTTATTGTATGGGCGATTGGCGCTAAGACTATCCGCATCTCTTCCATCTCTTCACTAACTGCGGTTGCGTCACTTTTAGTTGCTAGTTTTATATTGCATCCCGAGATGGCTCATGCTCCTGTTGTTTTTATAGTATTTATACTTTTTTATAAACATATCCCAAACATTATTCGCCTGATTCAAGGACAAGAAGTAAGAGTAGTTTGA
- the thrB gene encoding homoserine kinase, with amino-acid sequence MIISVPGTSANLGPGFDSLGLAVELRNKVEFHPSKFFSVSIKGEGENNPRLKGNNLFVGIFNDHYSRLTQKKQNFKFTFYNQIPMSRGLGSSSAVIVSAIASAHEAAGIRVSKRRILNHALVYESHPDNITPAVMGGFNVAAVEKNKVFSQKKHLPSYIKAIVTIPNKPINTSKARTLLPKSYSKENAIFNLSHTALTVGAFFNEDWEMLKLATQDRFHQKARMKILPELFSVQKTAYESGALMSTLSGSGSTFFSMAYDEDAAMIANKLSQKFPDFIVKILDFDNDGLIIER; translated from the coding sequence TTGATAATAAGCGTACCAGGAACAAGTGCCAACTTAGGACCAGGATTTGACTCTTTAGGTTTAGCAGTTGAGTTGAGGAATAAAGTGGAGTTTCATCCATCAAAGTTTTTCAGCGTTAGCATAAAAGGTGAGGGAGAAAACAACCCTAGATTAAAGGGAAACAATCTCTTTGTTGGAATCTTTAACGACCACTACAGCAGACTAACTCAAAAAAAGCAAAATTTTAAGTTTACTTTTTATAACCAGATTCCAATGTCTAGAGGTTTAGGAAGCTCCTCTGCTGTAATAGTTAGTGCTATTGCTAGTGCACATGAGGCAGCTGGGATTAGAGTCTCAAAAAGAAGGATTTTAAATCATGCTCTTGTTTATGAGTCTCATCCTGATAATATTACTCCTGCTGTTATGGGTGGGTTTAATGTTGCAGCAGTTGAGAAAAACAAGGTGTTTTCACAAAAAAAACATCTTCCATCATATATAAAAGCTATAGTTACTATTCCAAATAAACCCATAAATACATCAAAAGCTAGAACACTTTTGCCAAAATCTTACTCAAAAGAGAATGCAATATTTAATCTATCTCATACAGCATTGACTGTTGGAGCTTTTTTTAATGAAGATTGGGAGATGTTAAAACTTGCCACCCAAGATAGATTTCATCAAAAAGCTAGAATGAAAATTTTACCAGAACTCTTTTCGGTTCAAAAAACAGCTTATGAGAGTGGAGCTTTGATGAGTACGCTCTCAGGGAGTGGTTCAACATTTTTTTCTATGGCTTATGATGAAGATGCAGCTATGATAGCGAACAAACTAAGCCAAAAATTTCCAGATTTTATTGTAAAAATTTTGGATTTTGACAATGATGGATTGATAATAGAGAGATAA
- a CDS encoding dihydroneopterin aldolase: MTIHIEDLKFQCIIGILDFERVSPQDVIVNILIEYNHENGFINYAEIVDTVKIIMIKSEFLLIEDALEAINLNLTKEFLAINSIYLKITKPSILRDAKVSVSKHFTPIS; this comes from the coding sequence ATGACTATTCATATAGAAGATCTGAAATTTCAGTGCATTATTGGAATTTTAGATTTTGAGAGAGTGTCACCCCAAGATGTTATTGTAAATATTTTAATAGAGTATAACCATGAAAATGGTTTTATAAACTATGCAGAGATAGTAGATACTGTAAAGATTATTATGATAAAAAGTGAATTTTTACTTATAGAAGATGCTCTTGAGGCTATAAATTTAAACTTAACTAAAGAATTTTTAGCCATAAACAGCATCTACTTAAAAATTACAAAACCCTCCATTTTAAGGGATGCAAAGGTTAGTGTAAGCAAACATTTTACTCCCATATCTTAA